In one window of Chitinophagales bacterium DNA:
- a CDS encoding YceI family protein, whose translation MITRILLSILLLTNCLGLSAQRVLSSKNGIIKFNASTPVETIRAINLQAESKLAEKTGQLVVSVLIKGFKFDNQLMQDHFNENYLESTKYPSAVFKGYINKMQEIDLSKNGIYPITADGTLTLHGVSQRVITKGNVMVNSGGVTIESIFKVALRDYNINGSYIGDKIAREVEVSVKCKFD comes from the coding sequence ATGATCACACGAATATTATTGAGCATACTATTGCTAACTAACTGTTTAGGATTATCAGCCCAAAGGGTACTCAGCTCTAAAAATGGCATAATTAAATTCAACGCGAGTACACCAGTTGAAACTATACGTGCCATTAATCTACAGGCTGAAAGTAAACTAGCTGAGAAAACCGGTCAATTGGTGGTATCTGTTTTGATTAAAGGATTCAAATTCGACAATCAATTGATGCAAGACCATTTCAATGAAAACTATCTGGAAAGCACTAAGTATCCAAGTGCAGTTTTCAAGGGATACATTAATAAGATGCAAGAAATTGATCTTTCTAAAAATGGCATTTATCCAATCACAGCAGATGGCACACTTACCCTACACGGCGTAAGCCAGCGTGTGATCACAAAAGGTAATGTCATGGTGAACAGCGGCGGAGTAACCATTGAAAGCATATTTAAAGTTGCTTTGAGAGATTACAACATTAACGGTTCCTATATCGGCGATAAAATTGCACGCGAAGTAGAAGTGAGCGTAAAATGCAAATTCGACTAA
- a CDS encoding c-type cytochrome, with protein sequence MKMNNPKRLYKTLLPILIVCLVYSCSKSGGDSTPAPTPNPCAGITVTVTATVSNVTTINGNNGSIAASATGGSGFSFSINNGSFQSSGTFSNLTAGVYTITARNSNGCTGTGSFTITAPDVCTGKTITITANTTNSDPCAGTGSITVSASGSTGFTYNVNNGTFQSSNVFSNIAAGTHTIGVKDADGCLKTNSFTVSSVAAGTRFTDVRQIIQTNCVSCHGGSSPQNGIDFSKDCVIVQQKDRIKARAVDGNPSFMPTGGQLSAADKNKITAWVNAGGRFID encoded by the coding sequence ATGAAGATGAATAACCCGAAAAGGTTATACAAAACCTTATTGCCCATACTCATCGTATGTCTAGTGTACAGCTGTTCAAAATCTGGCGGAGACAGTACCCCAGCACCAACACCAAACCCGTGTGCTGGTATTACCGTTACAGTTACAGCAACAGTTTCGAATGTGACAACCATAAATGGAAATAACGGCAGTATTGCAGCAAGCGCTACCGGTGGCAGCGGATTCAGCTTTAGTATCAACAATGGCAGTTTCCAGTCATCCGGTACTTTTAGCAATCTCACAGCAGGTGTGTACACAATTACGGCACGTAACAGTAATGGCTGTACCGGAACTGGTTCATTTACCATTACTGCGCCAGATGTATGTACTGGTAAGACTATTACGATAACTGCCAATACAACCAATTCAGACCCCTGTGCAGGAACGGGCAGTATCACTGTTTCAGCAAGTGGAAGTACCGGCTTCACTTATAACGTGAATAATGGCACTTTTCAATCGAGCAATGTATTCAGCAATATTGCTGCTGGCACACACACAATTGGTGTTAAGGATGCTGATGGCTGCTTGAAGACAAATAGTTTCACCGTAAGCTCAGTTGCTGCAGGAACTCGTTTTACAGACGTAAGACAAATCATTCAGACAAACTGTGTGAGCTGTCATGGAGGCTCCAGTCCGCAAAATGGTATTGACTTTAGCAAAGACTGTGTAATTGTGCAACAAAAAGACCGCATTAAAGCAAGGGCAGTTGATGGTAACCCCTCATTCATGCCTACAGGCGGACAACTCTCAGCAGCAGACAAGAATAAAATTACCGCCTGGGTTAATGCAGGAGGTAGATTCATTGACTAA
- a CDS encoding outer membrane beta-barrel protein, producing the protein MPEAWNDDIERLGRQAAEHYHPDAAAPDWQLIEQKLDLVMPVEKKKRRRAIFFWLFAGISLCIAYGIYELNPTTVLPDAQPAASKAAETQNTTPTKSVNIEKVRTSITQNNTAQTQASTFITAQPDKNSTSKKVFSINIRKNITPEAQVSDASYSSRKTNTNTTAVSVKGISRNSSVFMDDTKPSKLNNKVEEKSTSTEQSTDTSIASSTLQKSALENPANNLDTTPSSPKKIEPKTTKKTPSKWEIGLVYGMDASTVKFKYWDQPGTNAGIVIGIPLNNHWSLRTGAIMTRKQYKVAGEDYTLKAYWPNAKLYWVNGFCDMWEIPIQFRYTAQPEKKWSWFTAAGLSSYLMKKENYNYYLSVNNGQPYLRHVAYDTSRNYPMGIASFSAGLRARIHERLFFEVEPFARLPLGGVGSGNIKLMSLGVYTSLIIRPFNQSKKQ; encoded by the coding sequence ATGCCTGAAGCATGGAATGACGATATAGAACGTCTGGGCAGACAAGCTGCCGAGCACTATCATCCGGATGCGGCTGCACCCGATTGGCAATTGATTGAGCAAAAGCTTGACCTGGTTATGCCGGTAGAGAAAAAGAAACGCAGAAGAGCCATCTTTTTCTGGTTATTCGCCGGTATCAGCCTTTGCATTGCTTATGGTATTTATGAACTGAATCCAACTACGGTACTTCCTGATGCACAGCCTGCGGCAAGCAAAGCTGCAGAGACACAGAATACGACACCTACTAAATCTGTCAACATAGAAAAAGTCAGAACTTCAATAACACAGAACAATACTGCACAAACGCAAGCTTCAACTTTTATCACCGCTCAGCCGGATAAAAATAGCACAAGTAAAAAAGTCTTTTCAATCAATATCCGAAAAAACATAACCCCTGAAGCACAAGTTTCTGATGCTTCATACAGCAGTAGAAAAACAAACACGAACACTACCGCAGTTTCAGTTAAAGGCATATCCCGAAATAGCTCAGTATTTATGGACGATACAAAACCGTCTAAACTAAACAATAAGGTTGAGGAAAAAAGTACGAGCACTGAGCAAAGTACTGACACTTCTATTGCAAGTAGCACTTTACAAAAGAGTGCCTTAGAAAACCCAGCTAATAACTTAGACACAACGCCTTCATCACCAAAAAAGATTGAACCAAAAACAACCAAGAAAACTCCTTCCAAATGGGAAATCGGGCTTGTTTATGGAATGGATGCCAGCACTGTAAAGTTTAAGTATTGGGACCAACCTGGAACCAACGCAGGTATTGTTATAGGTATTCCGCTCAACAATCACTGGAGCTTAAGAACAGGTGCTATCATGACGAGAAAGCAATACAAAGTTGCAGGTGAAGACTACACTTTGAAAGCCTACTGGCCCAATGCTAAACTTTATTGGGTAAATGGCTTCTGCGATATGTGGGAAATTCCAATACAATTTAGATATACCGCTCAGCCCGAGAAAAAATGGAGCTGGTTTACAGCAGCAGGCTTAAGTAGTTATTTGATGAAAAAAGAAAACTACAATTATTATTTATCTGTCAATAACGGGCAACCATACCTACGACATGTTGCGTATGATACAAGCAGGAATTATCCGATGGGGATAGCATCTTTCTCAGCAGGCTTACGTGCACGAATTCATGAAAGATTGTTTTTTGAAGTAGAGCCTTTTGCACGACTGCCACTCGGAGGTGTAGGTTCCGGCAATATCAAACTGATGAGCTTAGGCGTTTACACCAGCCTGATCATTCGACCATTCAACCAAAGTAAGAAACAATAA
- a CDS encoding sigma-70 family RNA polymerase sigma factor: MELSLQEIHELLEGCKSNNRKAQQRFYEWLKVYAVNICYRYASNQQDLEELVSEGFIKVYKNIHLYDASLYGLSEASFKGWFKRVLINNCIDWLRKKHPPASQFTELELVDRADKTADALDQLSYKEIIEAVRELSPMYRTVFNLFVIEGHTHEEIGSMLGISIGTSKSNLFKAREALRAILKKKFNRQAYA; this comes from the coding sequence TTGGAGCTGAGCTTACAAGAAATACACGAACTGCTGGAAGGTTGCAAAAGCAATAACCGGAAGGCACAACAGCGATTTTATGAATGGCTGAAAGTGTATGCCGTGAATATTTGCTACCGTTACGCATCCAATCAGCAGGACCTGGAAGAATTGGTGAGCGAAGGTTTCATCAAGGTTTATAAGAATATCCATCTGTATGATGCAAGTTTGTACGGCTTAAGCGAAGCCTCCTTCAAAGGCTGGTTTAAACGGGTTTTGATCAATAATTGCATCGACTGGCTACGTAAAAAGCATCCGCCTGCAAGTCAGTTTACAGAGTTGGAGCTGGTTGATCGTGCAGATAAGACTGCTGATGCACTTGACCAGCTGAGTTACAAAGAAATCATCGAAGCAGTGCGGGAATTATCGCCGATGTACAGAACCGTATTCAACCTGTTTGTGATTGAAGGTCATACACATGAGGAAATAGGAAGCATGCTGGGGATTTCTATTGGTACATCTAAATCCAACTTGTTTAAAGCCCGGGAAGCGCTGAGGGCTATTTTGAAAAAAAAATTTAATCGCCAAGCATATGCCTGA
- the recR gene encoding recombination protein RecR: MQLPSTLLENAVAEFAKLPGIGKKTALRLVLHLLKTEVEEVQHFGETIAKMRRDIRFCNRCHNISDGDICATCANTMRNQKLICVVENIRDVIAIESTQQYNGIYHVLGGIISPLDGVGPDQLNIESLVNRISKEGTEELLFALNPTIQGDTTIYYIQKKIQHLPCRITTIARGIAFGGELEFADEMTLARSIANRLPVQQYVK, from the coding sequence ATGCAATTACCCTCCACCCTTCTGGAAAATGCCGTAGCCGAGTTTGCCAAACTGCCGGGTATTGGTAAAAAAACAGCCTTAAGACTGGTATTGCATCTGCTGAAAACTGAGGTGGAAGAAGTACAGCATTTTGGTGAAACTATTGCCAAAATGCGTCGCGATATCCGTTTTTGTAATCGCTGCCACAATATATCTGACGGAGATATTTGTGCCACTTGTGCCAATACCATGCGTAATCAAAAGCTGATTTGTGTGGTGGAGAACATACGCGATGTTATTGCTATTGAAAGCACCCAGCAATACAATGGTATTTACCACGTGCTCGGGGGGATTATCTCTCCATTGGATGGAGTTGGACCAGATCAGTTGAACATAGAAAGCTTGGTGAACCGGATCAGTAAAGAAGGTACAGAAGAATTGCTTTTTGCTTTAAATCCAACCATTCAGGGCGATACGACTATCTATTATATCCAGAAAAAGATTCAACACCTGCCATGCAGGATTACGACAATTGCCCGAGGCATTGCTTTTGGTGGCGAACTGGAATTTGCTGATGAAATGACCCTGGCACGTAGCATTGCCAACCGCCTGCCCGTGCAGCAGTACGTAAAATAA
- a CDS encoding Ig-like domain-containing protein: MYQRIFQLGLTQIICTSICLLLFSSCANIIPPGGGPRDSIAPKLVMAVPKDSATGVTTDRITLTFDEFVDIKQLNENLIVSPNPKTQPIVDYRLRNVYIRLKDSLQPNTTYAFNFGNAIVDVNEGNPARGFTYAFTTGRVLDDNTFSGKVKLAETGKIDSTLIVVLHRNLNDTAVVKERPLYYSKINGKGEFTFRYLPSGRFNVFVLPNDYGKKYDDSTKMFAFLPEPVDILSTGTKPVNLYAFEETKRKEKPKPAANAAEPAAKGNNTERKPSPYIRTLPNLENGAQDVLSNMQINLSKRIVSMDTNGIRLTDTLFKSYTGYQLQLDSNKSSITLKYPWKTDQQMILLITKEALKDSLGNTLAKTDTIRFRTKKESEYGAIRLRITNLDLNTNPVLQFVQNDKIVEAIPMRSKELVRKLYKPGEYELRILSDRNQNGVWDSGNYRTKQQPEIVIQLAKRLAVRPNWDNEVDLSLSNE; encoded by the coding sequence ATGTATCAGAGAATATTTCAGCTAGGATTGACACAGATTATTTGCACAAGCATCTGTTTATTACTATTCAGCAGTTGTGCCAATATCATTCCTCCCGGTGGCGGACCGAGAGATTCCATAGCCCCAAAGTTAGTGATGGCTGTACCAAAAGACTCTGCTACTGGTGTTACTACTGACCGCATCACCCTCACTTTTGATGAGTTTGTAGACATCAAGCAACTGAACGAAAACTTGATTGTATCGCCAAACCCTAAAACACAGCCGATAGTAGATTATCGCTTGCGTAATGTCTATATAAGACTCAAAGACAGTTTGCAACCAAATACCACATATGCATTCAATTTCGGGAATGCGATTGTGGATGTGAATGAGGGTAATCCGGCCAGAGGCTTTACCTATGCATTCACCACGGGTAGAGTATTAGACGATAATACATTTAGCGGAAAAGTGAAACTTGCCGAAACAGGTAAAATAGACAGCACATTGATTGTGGTGCTGCATCGTAACCTGAATGATACGGCTGTTGTAAAAGAGCGCCCACTCTACTATTCCAAGATCAACGGTAAAGGGGAATTTACGTTTCGCTACCTGCCATCAGGTAGATTCAATGTATTTGTACTACCTAATGATTATGGTAAAAAATATGACGACAGTACCAAAATGTTTGCCTTTCTGCCAGAACCGGTAGATATTCTAAGTACAGGCACCAAGCCAGTTAACCTGTATGCGTTTGAAGAAACCAAGCGCAAAGAAAAACCCAAACCTGCTGCTAATGCTGCAGAACCAGCCGCAAAGGGCAATAACACAGAAAGAAAGCCAAGTCCTTATATCCGCACACTGCCTAATCTGGAAAATGGAGCACAAGATGTATTGAGCAACATGCAGATTAATCTCAGTAAGCGCATCGTATCTATGGATACCAATGGTATTCGCCTGACGGATACATTATTCAAATCCTACACAGGGTATCAACTACAGCTCGATAGCAATAAAAGCAGCATCACGCTGAAATATCCCTGGAAGACAGATCAGCAGATGATCTTACTTATCACCAAGGAAGCGCTAAAAGACAGTTTGGGTAATACTTTAGCCAAGACAGATACTATCCGCTTTAGAACTAAAAAAGAAAGTGAATATGGCGCCATCCGTCTTCGAATCACCAATCTCGATCTGAATACAAACCCGGTTCTTCAATTTGTTCAAAACGATAAAATCGTTGAGGCAATACCCATGCGCAGCAAAGAATTGGTTCGCAAACTCTACAAACCCGGAGAATACGAGCTGCGGATACTTTCTGACCGCAACCAAAATGGTGTTTGGGATAGTGGCAACTACCGAACCAAACAACAACCTGAAATCGTGATACAGCTTGCAAAGCGATTAGCAGTAAGGCCCAATTGGGATAACGAAGTGGATCTCTCACTCAGCAATGAGTAA